DNA sequence from the Raphanus sativus cultivar WK10039 unplaced genomic scaffold, ASM80110v3 Scaffold1152, whole genome shotgun sequence genome:
AAGAACCTGACATAGCAATGATATCATATATCCCCTGCAAATACATTAACGATCATAAGAGCCTAATCAGATAAAATTTCCAGCAGAAGTACCGCAACAAGGACATTTAAATGCTATACCTCATACGTAACAACTCCAGTAGGATTATTAGGATCCTTGGAGTGAAGAAGCACCGCACTAGAAACAGCTCCTGAAGCTGAGAGAATACTAAACTCCAGTGGTCCTTGATGCGTAAACGCCAAAACCTTCGCAGCTATGTCCTGAGTATTAATGGAAGATAATCAAGTAAAAAGATCTTGACAAGTTACAAGATCAAAGAAGATATGCTAACATTACCTCTCCAGGATTGATGTTAATGATATGAGGTGTCAACAATGTTTCTGCTCCTCCTGCTCACACACATTAACCGTAGTAATCAGTGATCAAGAAAGGGAATCAAGATAAGAAAGAAAGATTGTAGTCTTTTGAGTGTACCTAAATACTTAAGCTTCTTACTAACGGAGCCAGGAGTACGACCTCTGCCCCTGCCCCGTTTAGCAGGTGGGTCTGATGAGTTAGCATttgcaccaccaccaccatcgtCAGAAGCTGAAGAAAGAGGCAACGTAGGAGGAGGACCCAGAGAAAGATCAATGACATCAGCATACTTCCTCGGTCTTCCTTTGACTCTTCCTCGTGCTCTTGCTCTTGCTCGTCCTCGTTGCTCGTTCCCGAATTGCATATACGGCTGTTGCGTCGGAACAGAGGAAGGTGATCCGTGGAGCCCGAGCGGTTGTTGAGGCTGAAGCAACGAGAGAGCCCCGACACATAACCAGTGGGGCATCGCCTGAGAAGTGGACGTGGGACCCATTAACGCGGCGGCGTTGCGGTTGTAGGAGCCCGTTAGCGTCCATTGCGGTGGTTgtagctgctgctgctgctgctgctgatgttCGTTGGTTTCTTTAGAATCATCATCCATGGGGATGGAGGGAGGattagagaaagaaaaaggtAGAAACTTTCTTGAAagactgttttgtttttttgagaaTATAGACGCGGGAGAAAGTGAAGGCTTTTATGAGTTTTAAGCGAAAGCGTGTGAGCCAAGCTAACATGAGTTTTtcagagatatatatatagtagtgtGACAGAGAgacatttgtatttttttttgttttttttacttagaagttaaataatttaaagaaataaattattggTATAAGGGTTTTCACTTTTCAGGGATTTAAAGAAATAATTCAAACTCTAGATTTTGGTTTGACTTCTGTGTGTTTCAATATCCAAGTAAGCATGGGTTTGTACTTTGATGAATCAGATTTTTcttaagtatataataaaatccTTCACCAGCACTACTTTAAAAATGACATCAGCTTATTTTGAGCACTTAATCTTTTTCTCATCTgaatatcatattaaaatatttgaaaatgtaTATCACACACCTAaactacaaataaataaaatatggagAAAAAACCGATTGAATCGAAATATTTCCAAAGCCAAATACCATAAAAATTCTAAATGGTAATTAATAGTAAAGATTAAAAGACATCCCAACCGATAAAGATAATGGTGATGATTGGTTCGActgtgattttaaaattttagctaTAAAAATTTAGTTGTAGGTAAATTGGTTGTAGTGGTAAAGTTGTTACCTATAGATTTTTTTCAGAGATTTTTGTTatagttaaatttgttgtaaCTGTAAGTTATAATCGATATATGTTTAAAACAAgtatatgtaaaataattaactttatctattaaataatttatattaatattttttataaattataaaagtttaatgttatttaaaatgtgatatgtaaataataattatgttatttaaaatatttcaataatttaaaaaacactcaaaattaaattaaatatttatagatgtttttaattatgattatctaatttatttggtATTGtagatagtttttttattttacagattCTACAGCATATAAAAAAGCTTTAAGTTTCTTACCTAAAacacataagaaaataaattgatttaatttcttttgctgTACCTTTAAAGATAAAGTTAAAACACGATTagtaaaaaattatagaaatttgaTGTATactttaactaataaaaataaaattacaacaTAATTGGTAAAATCTAAtggtttaaaaataaataaaactaaagcaAGGAGATAAATCTCAACCAATCACTCCTAATGTAGtatcaataaaaatgtatatatatacttctaAAAGAAGgtgtttgtcaaaaaaaaaacaagaaggtGTTTAACA
Encoded proteins:
- the LOC108850135 gene encoding AT-hook motif nuclear-localized protein 13-like, which produces MDDDSKETNEHQQQQQQQLQPPQWTLTGSYNRNAAALMGPTSTSQAMPHWLCVGALSLLQPQQPLGLHGSPSSVPTQQPYMQFGNEQRGRARARARGRVKGRPRKYADVIDLSLGPPPTLPLSSASDDGGGGANANSSDPPAKRGRGRGRTPGSVSKKLKYLGGAETLLTPHIININPGEDIAAKVLAFTHQGPLEFSILSASGAVSSAVLLHSKDPNNPTGVVTYEGIYDIIAMSGSFLNTESNGAVTRTGDMNVHLAGPDGRIVTGFVAGMLVAGSQVQVTVGSFVSEKVKLSLRDPDREPASASASGGEPGSPQSQGPRCSSESSDENDSINNNNHQVGNSTP